The following are from one region of the Populus trichocarpa isolate Nisqually-1 chromosome 8, P.trichocarpa_v4.1, whole genome shotgun sequence genome:
- the LOC18101873 gene encoding DCC family protein At1g52590, chloroplastic: protein MAILGSGSCTLLRLTPSNHDKRRIATFATQSPPRNDSAVNWVEATGGFFEKDSRPIMLFDGVCNLCNGGVRFVRDNDRNRRIRYEALQSEAGRKLLRRSGRAPDDISSVVLVERDRSHIKSEAVLKIMEYIDLPFPQLAFFLQIVPLFLRDFVYDNVANNRYTIFGRSESCEIYYD from the exons ATGGCAATTCTTGGTTCAGGCAGCTGCACACTATTAAGGCTGACACCTAGCAATCATGATAAACGAAGAATCGCCACTTTTGCCACTCAATCTCCTCCTAGAAATGACAGTGCAGTTAACTGGGTTGAAGCAACTGGTGGCTTCTTCGAGAAAGACTCACGACCAATCATGTTATTTGATG GTGTGTGTAACCTCTGTAATGGAGGTGTAAGGTTTGTGCGAGATAATGACCGAAATAG GAGAATCAGGTATGAGGCTCTCCAGAGTGAGGCAGGGAGAAAACTGTTGAGGAGGTCCGGAAGAGCTCCTGATGATATTTCAAGTGTTGTACTAGTTGAGAGAGATAG ATCACATATCAAGTCGGAAGCTGTGTTGAAGATAATGGAATACATAGACTTACCTTTTCCCCAGCTAGCATTTTTCCTACAGATTGTGCCTCT GTTCTTGAGGGATTTTGTATATGACAATGTTGCAAATAATCGCTACACAATTTTTGGGCGCTCAGAATCATGCGAGATATATTATGACTGA
- the LOC18101874 gene encoding major allergen Pru ar 1 has product MYHKTILQPQIFYSLSIFSDHSIYITMGVITLENEFLVAVSPAKLFKAYCLDTDALMPKILPEYIKSSEIIEGNGGPGTVRKITFVEGKGLNYVKQKIEAIDEENFTYSFSVIEADVWKFAEVEKVIYENKFVPTPEGGSICKRTSTYHIKGDGEINKDKIKDVYGKKTEALFKVVEAYFLANPDA; this is encoded by the exons ATGTACCACAAAACCATCCTTCAACCCCAAATATTCTACTCCTTGTCGATCTTCTCTGATCATTCTATCTATATTACAATGGGTGTCATCActttggaaaatgaattcctcGTTGCTGTGTCTCCAGCCAAGCTTTTCAAGGCATATTGCCTTGACACCGACGCTCTTATGCCTAAAATTCTACCAGAATATATTAAGAGCTCCGAGATAATTGAAGGAAATGGAGGACCAGGAACTGTCAGGAAGATTACTTTTGTTGAAG GAAAAGGGCTCAATTATGTGAAGCAAAAGATTGAAGCAATCGACGAAGAGAACTTCACCTATAGCTTCAGCGTGATTGAAGCTGACGTTTGGAAGTTCGCTGAAGTTGAGAAAGTTATTTACGAGAACAAGTTTGTGCCTACTCCTGAAGGAGGATCCATCTGCAAGAGAACCAGCACATATCACATCAAAGGTGATGGTGAGATcaacaaagataaaatcaagGACGTATATGGCAAAAAGACAGAGGCCTTGTTCAAGGTCGTTGAAGCTTACTTCTTGGCAAATCCTGATGCCTAA